The Neochlamydia sp. S13 genome has a segment encoding these proteins:
- a CDS encoding glutamate-5-semialdehyde dehydrogenase produces MDRTMSDLDKKASKAKNAFLILSNASESQKNLALSEISKALSASLEQIKQANLQDLSPSGEDKKKLIELGCLDQVIEYISDIRRMPDLNGEIFDDQTLSNGLRLAKYRVPIGVLGYVLDTNPAALIRVAALAIKSGNPLIIWAGKETKNTCYFLVKIIQMGLEAADLPIESVQLLHSHDEEQLKDFVQCKKSVDLVLLAGSASLTSFCQKNSLIPLIYENKSVCHLYIDQLINSEKALEVIHNAKMHEAETTYSLSTLLVHEALADSFLPFLFKTLLDKGISLRLDDRCWNLFVSCYLNLGNAQLAVLQDWDTAWHSNVLNIKLVKDMEEAIEHIHLHGSGSCDGILSDHPVHAMQFSSLVSSEVIMINSSLRFLDGASRGGEPETLINLHKLRIPGPLALKELMSYKRLVQGNYHVCQ; encoded by the coding sequence ATGGATAGGACGATGTCGGATTTAGATAAAAAAGCAAGCAAAGCCAAAAACGCGTTTTTAATCCTTTCTAACGCCTCCGAAAGCCAAAAAAACCTGGCTTTAAGTGAAATATCCAAAGCTTTATCAGCTTCCCTAGAACAAATAAAGCAGGCTAATCTACAGGATCTTTCTCCGTCAGGTGAGGATAAAAAGAAATTAATAGAACTTGGTTGCTTAGATCAGGTGATAGAATATATATCTGATATTAGAAGAATGCCTGATCTGAATGGAGAAATTTTTGATGATCAAACACTTTCCAATGGTTTGAGATTAGCAAAATATCGTGTTCCTATAGGTGTCCTAGGATATGTTTTAGATACTAATCCCGCTGCGCTTATAAGGGTGGCAGCTCTAGCTATCAAATCAGGAAATCCTTTAATCATTTGGGCAGGAAAAGAGACCAAAAACACTTGTTATTTTCTAGTTAAGATAATTCAAATGGGGTTGGAGGCAGCTGATTTACCTATCGAGAGCGTTCAGCTTCTTCACTCTCATGACGAAGAGCAATTAAAAGATTTTGTTCAATGTAAAAAAAGCGTGGATCTCGTTCTTTTAGCAGGAAGTGCCTCTCTTACATCTTTTTGCCAAAAAAATAGCCTCATTCCTCTTATTTATGAGAATAAAAGTGTCTGCCATCTTTATATTGATCAATTGATCAATAGTGAGAAAGCGCTTGAAGTCATCCATAATGCTAAAATGCACGAGGCAGAGACTACCTATTCCCTCAGCACTTTGCTTGTCCATGAAGCTTTAGCAGATTCTTTTCTTCCTTTCCTTTTTAAAACATTACTTGACAAAGGCATTTCTTTGCGTTTGGATGATAGATGTTGGAATCTGTTTGTCTCTTGTTATTTAAATCTTGGAAATGCTCAGTTGGCTGTACTACAAGATTGGGATACAGCTTGGCATTCAAATGTCTTAAATATTAAGTTGGTTAAAGACATGGAGGAGGCTATCGAACATATCCATCTGCATGGATCAGGAAGCTGTGATGGCATTCTTTCTGATCACCCTGTACATGCCATGCAATTTTCCTCTTTAGTAAGCTCTGAAGTTATTATGATTAATTCCTCTCTTCGTTTTCTAGATGGAGCCTCCAGGGGTGGAGAGCCAGAAACATTAATTAATCTCCATAAGCTCCGCATTCCAGGCCCTCTCGCCTTAAAAGAATTGATGAGCTATAAGAGGCTTGTCCAAGGCAATTATCATGTTTGTCAATAA
- a CDS encoding DUF4116 domain-containing protein, with translation MEINFLSKLCATMDNKLDYVPVVSSITNLVNIFQKCVLLNFKKNVTLSHYYDYLDRKSFKRCVVLLIPVLGNIIVGVYDFYRYSMRDKSYMLRRLSQKGLGLKYASSELKQDKEVVLIAVKQNGLALQYASPELKQDKEVVLVAVKQNGLALQYASEDLKNDEDVIVAAFIENKLALQYVGQEFRKNNEDEIIDIFMKNKSCVHAIVKVEGGMLKYASEELKNDKEIVLAAVQQEGWALQFASEELKNDKHIVLAAVQQKGSALQFASEELKNDKEIVLAAVQQEGSALQFASEKLKNDKEIVLAAVRQNGRAIHSASEELKKDKDIQRIAAQQIA, from the coding sequence GTGGAAATAAATTTTTTATCTAAGCTATGTGCGACTATGGATAATAAGTTGGACTATGTGCCTGTAGTAAGTAGCATAACTAATTTAGTAAATATTTTTCAAAAATGCGTTCTTTTAAATTTTAAAAAAAATGTTACTCTAAGTCATTACTATGATTATCTGGATCGAAAAAGTTTTAAGCGGTGTGTAGTTTTATTAATTCCTGTTTTAGGAAATATTATTGTAGGGGTATATGACTTCTATCGCTATAGCATGAGGGATAAAAGCTACATGCTTAGGAGGCTTTCTCAAAAAGGCTTAGGACTTAAGTACGCTAGCTCAGAATTAAAGCAAGATAAGGAAGTCGTACTTATTGCTGTTAAGCAAAATGGTTTAGCGCTTCAATATGCTAGCCCAGAATTAAAGCAGGATAAGGAAGTCGTACTTGTTGCTGTTAAGCAGAATGGTTTAGCGCTTCAATACGCTAGTGAGGATCTTAAAAACGATGAAGACGTTATAGTTGCTGCTTTTATAGAAAATAAGTTAGCCCTTCAGTATGTTGGACAAGAGTTTAGAAAAAATAATGAAGATGAAATTATAGATATCTTTATGAAGAACAAAAGCTGTGTACATGCTATTGTCAAGGTAGAAGGTGGCATGTTAAAATATGCGAGTGAAGAGCTTAAAAATGATAAAGAGATCGTGCTTGCAGCAGTTCAGCAAGAAGGCTGGGCACTTCAATTTGCTAGCGAAGAGCTTAAAAATGATAAGCATATTGTACTTGCAGCAGTTCAACAAAAAGGCTCGGCGCTTCAATTTGCTAGTGAGGAGCTTAAAAATGATAAAGAGATTGTACTTGCAGCAGTTCAGCAAGAAGGCTCGGCACTTCAATTTGCTAGCGAAAAGCTTAAAAATGATAAAGAAATTGTACTTGCAGCAGTACGGCAAAATGGCAGGGCAATTCATTCAGCGAGCGAAGAGCTCAAAAAAGATAAAGACATTCAACGTATAGCAGCTCAGCAAATAGCTTAG
- a CDS encoding DUF1761 domain-containing protein produces MELTNVNIWVVLVCTMINNFLASIWYSRKVLGDAWAKEHGFNVELLKPTPWHFAGAFLDAFILCFVLNMFFNNFAIHGMGNGMTIGFLIWLGFIATTHFSGVIWAKKPFKAYLIDSGYLLLNLILIGAIMGTWQ; encoded by the coding sequence ATGGAACTTACTAACGTAAATATTTGGGTAGTACTAGTATGCACGATGATTAACAACTTTTTAGCCTCTATTTGGTATTCCCGTAAAGTTTTAGGCGATGCTTGGGCCAAAGAACACGGCTTTAATGTGGAGCTATTGAAACCAACTCCTTGGCATTTTGCAGGCGCTTTTCTGGATGCTTTTATTTTATGTTTTGTCTTGAATATGTTCTTCAATAATTTTGCCATCCATGGCATGGGAAATGGCATGACTATAGGCTTTCTTATCTGGCTAGGTTTTATTGCAACGACTCATTTCTCTGGCGTCATATGGGCTAAGAAGCCTTTTAAGGCTTATTTGATAGATTCAGGATATTTACTCTTGAATTTGATTTTGATTGGTGCAATCATGGGTACCTGGCAGTAA
- a CDS encoding pyridoxal-phosphate dependent enzyme yields the protein MLFTLEKVVQQYIKLDFPLHSRIHKLKSYSSSHLHCYIKRDDELGLMGSKTRKFSSLMTFLIHQKAKTAIVIGGINSNHVLGISQLLIENQIQPFLFLCKSHQQRLKGNALLTQLLVPKHQIHWIERQDWPTVYKAALDFADLQGNQSTYIIPEGGCMPESFPGALTLPMDILYNEFQEQILFNHIFVDSGTGLTAIALIVGLAFLQHSAHVHVVLMAGKEDEFLDNLKCYHQHFEKLVKLPCRMPTHFSLCRPHQAKSFGATSAKTFKDIHEIAQTEGVLCDPIYNVKLFKEAQRIIQQKNLKGKALVIQSGGTLSLLGFL from the coding sequence ATGCTCTTTACTTTAGAAAAAGTTGTACAGCAATATATCAAACTTGATTTTCCTTTACACTCAAGAATTCATAAACTTAAAAGCTATAGCTCTTCCCACCTTCATTGTTATATTAAGCGAGATGATGAGCTAGGGCTCATGGGCTCTAAAACAAGAAAATTTAGCTCGTTAATGACCTTTTTGATTCATCAAAAAGCTAAGACAGCAATTGTCATTGGAGGTATTAACTCAAATCATGTATTAGGCATTTCTCAGCTCTTAATTGAAAATCAAATCCAGCCTTTTCTTTTCCTATGCAAAAGCCATCAACAGAGGCTAAAAGGTAACGCTCTTCTCACCCAGCTACTCGTTCCCAAGCATCAAATTCATTGGATAGAAAGACAAGATTGGCCAACGGTCTATAAAGCTGCCTTGGATTTTGCAGATCTGCAAGGCAATCAAAGCACCTACATCATTCCTGAAGGAGGATGCATGCCAGAATCTTTTCCAGGAGCGCTTACACTTCCTATGGATATCCTTTATAATGAGTTCCAAGAACAGATCCTTTTTAATCATATTTTTGTGGATAGCGGAACAGGCCTTACCGCAATTGCCTTAATAGTAGGCCTGGCTTTTTTACAGCATTCAGCACATGTACATGTGGTTTTAATGGCGGGCAAGGAAGACGAATTTCTAGATAATTTAAAATGTTACCATCAACATTTTGAAAAACTTGTTAAATTACCTTGTCGGATGCCTACTCATTTCTCTTTATGTCGCCCCCATCAAGCAAAATCTTTTGGTGCGACCTCGGCAAAAACCTTTAAAGACATTCATGAGATAGCCCAAACAGAAGGAGTTCTTTGTGATCCTATCTATAACGTCAAACTTTTTAAAGAAGCCCAACGGATCATTCAACAAAAAAATTTAAAAGGAAAAGCCTTGGTAATACAGTCAGGTGGAACTTTATCGTTGCTGGGTTTTTTATAA
- a CDS encoding NAD(P)/FAD-dependent oxidoreductase codes for MPKNLNANHIKDYLVVVGGGAAGFFGAIACAQACIAKKVILLEKNRQLLSKVRISGGGRCNVTHACFDPVALVKNYPRGSQALLGPFTRFQPRDTIQWFKERHVELKVEEDGRLFPLTDDSATIIDCLMRAAKAAHVEVRTESGIEKIEVQSAGFVIHLTNGSVVECKKLLFATGSNSKMYELLAALGHQIVPPVPSLFTFNVPNSPLLDLAGMSISNVGLRIQHTDLKQTGPLLLTHWGFSGPAVLKLSAWGARILHGMNYQATLVVNWLPEMNKETLAACLGNYKVKNPVKLISSDSPVALPKNLWKKLTIMAGIPYDMRCSYLSKVHLNALLELLQNSTFNIQGKTIFKEEFVTCGGVHLDDVNFKTMESKKCPGLFFAGEVLDIDGVTGGFNFQNAWTTGWIAGQAMAKD; via the coding sequence ATGCCTAAAAATTTAAATGCCAATCATATAAAAGATTATCTTGTGGTAGTAGGTGGGGGAGCTGCAGGCTTTTTCGGAGCCATTGCATGCGCGCAAGCTTGTATAGCCAAAAAAGTGATTCTTTTAGAAAAGAATAGACAGCTTTTATCTAAAGTGCGCATTTCAGGGGGCGGGCGCTGCAATGTCACGCATGCTTGCTTTGACCCAGTAGCTTTAGTAAAAAATTATCCACGCGGAAGCCAAGCTTTACTTGGTCCTTTCACTCGTTTTCAACCTCGAGATACTATTCAGTGGTTTAAAGAGCGTCACGTGGAGTTAAAGGTAGAAGAAGATGGGCGCCTATTTCCCCTTACGGATGATTCTGCTACCATTATAGACTGTTTAATGCGTGCTGCCAAAGCTGCCCATGTAGAGGTTCGTACAGAGAGTGGAATTGAAAAAATTGAGGTCCAATCGGCGGGGTTTGTTATTCACCTTACGAATGGCTCAGTGGTAGAGTGTAAAAAGTTACTGTTTGCCACAGGGAGTAACTCTAAAATGTATGAATTATTAGCCGCTTTAGGACATCAGATTGTGCCTCCGGTGCCCTCATTATTTACTTTTAATGTTCCTAATTCTCCCTTGCTAGACCTTGCCGGCATGTCGATTTCTAATGTGGGCTTACGTATTCAGCACACTGATCTTAAGCAAACAGGTCCTCTCTTGCTTACTCATTGGGGATTTAGTGGACCAGCAGTATTAAAGCTATCAGCTTGGGGTGCAAGAATCTTGCATGGCATGAATTATCAAGCTACCTTAGTAGTTAACTGGTTGCCAGAGATGAATAAAGAGACCCTAGCAGCATGCTTAGGCAATTATAAAGTAAAAAATCCTGTCAAATTAATTTCTTCAGACAGTCCTGTAGCTCTTCCAAAAAATCTTTGGAAAAAGCTTACTATCATGGCTGGCATCCCGTATGACATGCGCTGTTCCTATCTATCAAAAGTTCATTTAAATGCGCTACTAGAATTGTTACAGAATTCTACTTTTAACATTCAAGGGAAAACAATTTTTAAAGAGGAGTTTGTGACTTGCGGGGGAGTGCATCTCGATGATGTTAATTTCAAAACTATGGAAAGTAAAAAATGCCCTGGCTTATTTTTTGCTGGCGAAGTACTGGATATTGATGGAGTCACAGGTGGCTTTAACTTTCAGAATGCTTGGACAACGGGTTGGATTGCTGGCCAGGCGATGGCGAAGGATTAG
- the hemF gene encoding oxygen-dependent coproporphyrinogen oxidase, with amino-acid sequence MHNEYSSNKHSSLIHFLKNLRDEIIIAFETFENSNRFTRKPWQHSTGGGGEISILRGEVFEKAAVNWSGVYGPHFPMSESSGPFFATGVSLITHMVNPHAPTVHMNIRYIETQERSWFGGGFDLTPMGFSYAEDTAHFHQTTQEFLNSIDPTLYPNFSQNAREYFYIPHRHKERGVGGIFFDHYNSGDYEKDLHLWQMVGKQFLAAILPIYIKRVPLPYSAQEKEKQLEARAHYVEFNLMYDRGTKFGFQSGGNPEAILCSLPPLAKW; translated from the coding sequence ATGCATAATGAATACTCCAGCAATAAACACTCCTCTTTAATCCATTTTCTTAAAAACTTAAGAGATGAGATTATCATCGCTTTTGAAACATTTGAAAATAGCAATCGTTTTACAAGGAAACCATGGCAACATTCCACAGGGGGAGGGGGTGAAATCTCTATTTTACGAGGAGAAGTTTTTGAAAAAGCAGCAGTTAATTGGTCGGGAGTCTATGGGCCTCATTTTCCTATGAGTGAGAGCTCCGGGCCTTTTTTTGCTACGGGAGTAAGCTTGATTACTCACATGGTCAACCCTCACGCACCAACCGTCCATATGAACATTCGCTACATCGAAACGCAAGAACGCTCATGGTTTGGAGGAGGCTTTGATTTAACTCCCATGGGCTTTAGCTATGCCGAGGATACTGCTCACTTTCATCAAACAACTCAAGAGTTTCTAAACTCTATCGATCCTACTCTATATCCTAACTTTTCGCAAAATGCTCGTGAGTACTTTTATATCCCCCATCGTCATAAAGAACGGGGGGTGGGAGGCATTTTTTTTGACCATTATAACAGCGGCGATTATGAAAAAGATCTACACCTATGGCAAATGGTAGGAAAGCAATTTTTAGCAGCAATCCTTCCTATCTACATAAAACGCGTACCTCTTCCTTATTCTGCTCAAGAGAAAGAAAAGCAGCTAGAAGCTCGAGCTCATTATGTAGAATTTAATTTAATGTATGACCGAGGAACAAAATTCGGATTTCAATCTGGAGGCAATCCTGAAGCCATTTTATGCTCGCTGCCCCCATTAGCCAAGTGGTAG